A window of the Dyadobacter pollutisoli genome harbors these coding sequences:
- a CDS encoding BlaI/MecI/CopY family transcriptional regulator, whose translation MEIRSLTRAEAEIMRILWQLEKAFIKDILIRMSEPKPAYTTVSTFIRILEKKEIVAHNTYGNTHEYYPLISEEEYRRHEVQQLMENYFDNSVGNLVSFFVKDNYLKDKDLDELMAFITTNKGK comes from the coding sequence ATGGAGATCCGTTCGCTTACCCGTGCCGAGGCTGAGATTATGAGGATTCTGTGGCAGCTGGAAAAGGCTTTTATTAAGGATATACTGATCCGCATGTCGGAGCCGAAGCCAGCTTATACTACGGTTTCTACATTCATCAGGATATTGGAAAAAAAGGAAATTGTCGCGCATAATACCTACGGGAATACGCATGAATATTACCCGCTGATCAGTGAGGAGGAGTACAGAAGGCACGAGGTGCAGCAGCTAATGGAAAATTACTTTGACAATTCGGTAGGTAACCTGGTTTCCTTTTTTGTGAAGGATAATTATCTGAAAGACAAGGATTTGGACGAGTTGATGGCATTTATTACCACTAATAAGGGCAAATAA
- a CDS encoding FAD/NAD(P)-binding protein → MTSKKEKRKIALLGGGPAALFVYKRLVESDTDFEIDIFERKTKLGAGMPYSEEGACIEHITNVSDNEIPEIVNSIEDWIETVPQTTLSKFQIDREAFNQYHVLPRLLFGQYLTAQFKLLQEQAERSGIVTRVHPGSNVTDIIDWPELGTVQVEVEGQGFKDFDSVIICTGHNWPLEHEGETPGYYDSPYPPAKLQKTFNHTIAMKGSSLTAIDAIRTLARNNGSFQKNEEGKLIFIPSKESPKFKIVMHSRNGLLPAIRFHLDEPQLSGDSLLTEEEIAKNREENNGFLSLDYVFEKNFKEGFRKKDPKFHKKISNMKIERFVELVMDMREGKEPFQLFREEYAEAEKSIEERKSIYWKEMLAELSFTMNYPAKYLSAEDMLRLKEVLMPLISVVIAFVPQSPCEELFALNDAGRLDIVPVGPDSTVVPKKEGGIVYKYTDEQGKAHAINYKTYINCVGQPHLSYEDLPFKSLIVKKTVSQAVIRFKDNEAGAKELKEGNDLVVCNSNGDYFLKVSGITINDDFQVVNEYGLENERIYIMAVPYIGGYNPDYSGLDFCKEASGCIVEKLQKTHLKQSDH, encoded by the coding sequence ATGACCTCCAAAAAAGAAAAAAGAAAAATTGCCTTGCTAGGTGGCGGACCAGCCGCATTGTTTGTCTATAAACGATTGGTTGAATCGGATACCGATTTTGAAATTGACATTTTCGAGAGAAAAACGAAATTGGGCGCCGGTATGCCGTACAGCGAAGAAGGGGCCTGCATTGAACACATTACCAATGTTTCGGACAATGAAATACCTGAGATTGTTAATTCCATTGAGGATTGGATCGAAACAGTGCCGCAAACAACGCTTAGTAAGTTTCAGATCGATCGTGAAGCTTTTAACCAATACCACGTGCTGCCACGGCTTTTGTTTGGTCAATATCTGACGGCACAGTTTAAGCTTTTGCAGGAACAGGCCGAAAGGTCCGGTATAGTCACCAGGGTTCACCCCGGAAGCAATGTAACAGATATCATCGACTGGCCGGAATTAGGTACGGTTCAGGTCGAAGTGGAGGGACAGGGATTCAAAGACTTTGACTCAGTCATTATATGTACCGGTCACAACTGGCCTTTGGAGCACGAAGGAGAAACCCCTGGCTACTACGACTCTCCCTACCCGCCAGCAAAGCTTCAAAAAACATTCAATCACACGATCGCGATGAAAGGCTCGTCGCTCACCGCGATCGACGCGATACGTACTTTGGCAAGAAATAATGGCTCTTTTCAAAAGAATGAAGAAGGAAAACTGATCTTTATACCGTCGAAAGAAAGTCCAAAATTCAAGATCGTCATGCATTCGAGGAACGGATTGCTACCAGCGATCCGTTTCCACCTCGACGAACCGCAACTTTCAGGCGACTCGCTGCTGACCGAAGAAGAGATCGCGAAAAACAGAGAAGAAAATAACGGCTTTCTTTCTCTTGACTATGTTTTTGAAAAGAACTTTAAAGAAGGTTTCCGCAAAAAAGATCCGAAATTTCACAAAAAGATCAGCAACATGAAGATCGAACGCTTCGTGGAGCTGGTGATGGATATGCGGGAAGGAAAAGAGCCATTTCAGCTTTTCAGGGAAGAATATGCGGAAGCGGAAAAATCGATCGAGGAGCGGAAATCTATTTATTGGAAAGAAATGCTCGCTGAACTGAGCTTTACGATGAACTACCCCGCCAAATATCTGTCAGCGGAAGATATGCTCAGGTTGAAAGAGGTACTTATGCCGCTCATATCGGTCGTGATCGCATTCGTTCCGCAAAGTCCCTGTGAAGAATTATTCGCATTGAATGACGCCGGCAGGCTCGACATTGTCCCCGTCGGGCCCGACAGCACGGTGGTACCGAAGAAAGAAGGCGGCATTGTTTACAAATACACCGACGAGCAAGGCAAAGCGCATGCGATCAATTACAAAACTTACATTAACTGCGTCGGACAGCCTCATTTGTCTTACGAAGACCTACCGTTCAAAAGTCTGATCGTCAAGAAGACGGTAAGCCAGGCGGTCATTCGGTTCAAGGATAATGAGGCTGGCGCAAAGGAATTGAAGGAAGGAAATGATCTGGTTGTATGTAATTCAAATGGGGATTACTTTTTAAAAGTATCCGGCATCACGATCAATGACGATTTCCAGGTTGTCAATGAATACGGTCTTGAAAATGAACGCATTTACATCATGGCAGTCCCGTACATTGGCGGCTATAATCCCGATTATTCCGGCCTGGATTTCTGCAAGGAGGCATCTGGCTGCATTGTCGAGAAACTTCAAAAGACGCATTTGAAACAATCCGATCATTAA
- a CDS encoding M56 family metallopeptidase, with product MEQLPYWVKVNLYWFLFYACYWLLFRKHTFFRWNRVYLVATLCLAMILPSIEFSEPVKVLPVVVTERVSNPEMTISPEIMEPESGWINAIPLIYLAGVLLMSFKFLEGLYKLKQLISKSECIDLEQFTLVLLPDGPGVATGSFSFFSYLIVSRNDYENHFQTILEHEEVHIRQWHSVDIVLIEILKIVFWFNPVLWMYKLALREIHEYLADEQAANRDSYATFLVLYARNAAIRSISNQFYNSSLLKDRIKMIYKGRTSRWLRGKYLLLIPFVTVLVMITAARKQRIEHEKKPTATVATAQKAAGKKGKIIVAKEYTAKEVTVRGKKAKASGKSASKRVALKAVAGNEEAKPVTENSKSADKEEFLQFSNWKNALAPPDIFEKTGESKTFQNYAMNYAVSNYLDFLAPKLTVIEPPKMKFHRAGFITRPAVLRAVDMKFKRIEL from the coding sequence ATGGAACAACTTCCCTACTGGGTCAAAGTGAACCTGTACTGGTTCCTGTTTTACGCTTGTTACTGGCTGCTTTTCAGGAAGCATACTTTTTTCCGATGGAACCGGGTTTATCTGGTCGCTACGCTCTGCCTGGCCATGATATTGCCGTCCATTGAATTTTCAGAACCGGTGAAAGTGCTGCCGGTAGTTGTGACGGAGAGAGTCTCCAATCCTGAAATGACCATTAGTCCTGAAATAATGGAGCCGGAATCCGGCTGGATAAACGCCATTCCGCTGATCTATCTGGCGGGTGTTTTGCTAATGTCATTTAAATTTCTGGAAGGATTGTATAAACTCAAACAACTGATCAGCAAAAGTGAATGCATTGATTTGGAGCAATTTACCCTCGTTCTGTTACCTGATGGCCCGGGTGTTGCGACAGGTTCATTTTCATTCTTTTCCTACCTGATCGTGAGCCGCAATGATTATGAGAATCATTTCCAAACCATTCTTGAACATGAAGAAGTACATATCAGGCAGTGGCACAGCGTTGACATTGTTTTGATTGAAATACTAAAAATAGTCTTCTGGTTTAATCCTGTACTGTGGATGTACAAGCTTGCGCTCCGGGAAATTCACGAGTATCTGGCTGATGAACAGGCTGCTAACCGGGACAGCTACGCCACTTTTTTGGTACTGTATGCAAGGAATGCGGCCATCAGATCTATCTCCAATCAGTTTTACAATTCCTCACTGCTGAAAGACCGTATCAAAATGATCTACAAAGGCCGTACTTCCCGCTGGCTCCGGGGCAAATACCTGCTCCTGATCCCATTTGTGACTGTTTTGGTCATGATCACGGCGGCACGCAAGCAGCGCATTGAGCACGAAAAAAAGCCAACCGCCACAGTAGCAACGGCTCAGAAGGCTGCCGGGAAAAAAGGGAAAATAATTGTTGCTAAGGAGTATACTGCGAAGGAAGTTACCGTTCGGGGCAAAAAGGCAAAGGCTTCGGGAAAGAGCGCAAGCAAGCGTGTTGCTTTGAAGGCAGTTGCCGGAAACGAAGAAGCTAAACCGGTAACAGAAAATTCGAAATCTGCTGATAAAGAGGAATTCCTGCAATTCAGTAACTGGAAGAACGCTCTCGCACCGCCTGATATATTCGAGAAAACTGGCGAAAGTAAGACATTTCAGAATTATGCAATGAACTACGCTGTGTCCAACTATTTGGATTTTCTAGCGCCCAAACTGACCGTCATTGAACCGCCGAAAATGAAGTTTCACAGAGCCGGATTTATTACCCGTCCCGCTGTTTTACGTGCTGTTGATATGAAGTTTAAAAGAATCGAATTATGA
- a CDS encoding Dabb family protein, with protein MSPRKRTGTCWIASPGFTKLKLPENSPEQTRFWEVARNLAHIPGVLNFQCLKQTSPKNPFEYGLSMEFEDQGKYDSYSDHVEHQAFIQNFWLNDVGDFLEIDYEVLKVKLWQLK; from the coding sequence GTGAGCCCGAGAAAAAGGACTGGAACTTGCTGGATAGCCTCGCCGGGGTTTACAAAACTCAAACTTCCCGAAAACTCACCGGAACAGACCAGGTTTTGGGAGGTGGCCAGGAATCTCGCCCATATACCCGGCGTCCTGAATTTTCAATGTCTGAAACAAACCAGCCCCAAAAATCCATTCGAATATGGCTTGTCCATGGAATTCGAGGATCAGGGAAAATATGATAGTTATTCGGACCATGTTGAACACCAGGCGTTTATTCAAAACTTCTGGCTCAACGATGTCGGGGATTTTCTGGAAATAGATTATGAAGTTTTAAAAGTGAAGTTGTGGCAACTAAAATAA